Proteins encoded in a region of the Pieris rapae chromosome 12, ilPieRapa1.1, whole genome shotgun sequence genome:
- the LOC110998520 gene encoding GTP-binding protein Di-Ras2 produces the protein MPEQSNDYRVVVFGAGGVGKSSLVLRFVKGTFRESYIPTIEDTYRQVISSNKTICTLQITDTTGSHQFPAMQRLSISKGHAFILVYSVSSRQSLEELKPIWQTIREIKGTDLPNIPVMLAGNKCDESPEIREVSAAEGQGQAQAWGVSFMETSAKTNHNVTQLFQELLNMEKNRNVSLQVDGKGKKKKEKTVKDGGEGSASGREKCLLM, from the exons ATGCCGGAGCAAAGTAACGATTACCGTGTCGTTGTTTTTGGAGCAGGTGGAGTGGGAAAAAGTTCACTCGTTTTACGTTTTGTTAAAGGTACCTTCCGTGAATCTTACATACCTACAATCGAAGACACATACAGACAG GTCATAAGCAGCAACAAAACAATATGTACTTTACAAATTACGGACACAACAGGCTCACACCAATTCCCAGCTATGCAGAGGTTGTCTATAAGCAAG GGACACGCCTTCATACTTGTATACTCAGTAAGCAGTAGGCAGTCATTAGAAGAATTAAAACCTATATGGCAAACAATAAGAGAGATAAAAGGTACCGATCTACCAAATATACCAGTGATGCTGGCAGGTAATAAGTGTGATGAGAGTCCCGAAATAAGAGAAGTGTCAGCAGCTGAGGGGCAAGGACAAGCACAAGCATGGGGTGTTTCATTTATGGAGACCTCGGCGAAAACCAACCATAATGTTACACAGCTGTTTCag GAGTTGCTTAATATGGAGAAGAATAGAAACGTATCGCTACAAGTGGACGGCAAGGGGAAGAAGAAAAAAGAGAAAACTGTTAAAGATGGCGGCGAAGGTTCAGCAAGTGGTAGAGAAAAATGCCTACTGATGTAG
- the LOC110998510 gene encoding constitutive coactivator of PPAR-gamma-like protein 1 homolog isoform X1 encodes MGIQDLQAFLENEGVGVDLFRIARTHPGGFRLVLDAEGCLDRLYGGYFSDWACGGQWARCVQFLTTLAQALADHQVSLCVCFNGAHPTPPALPQHWIQTQATYRQRVNSVLRHIVTKGTPPPKVWWVPPTGLHSCLRTALRYLNIPIMVSSDDHCQEVVGLCREKAYAGLVGCSGEYLVFQPPRYFSSSQLKLTYRSSLETKEYMVHELPKVLDVPQDRLCLFAALLGGVILSENGLTDFYKRLGINQKKQQVPPENLIKTIGQFVHDLPSSDIDAACIEVFGDLNDLRAAKLKQAVQYYFNGTKDGFLKYRTASGRRPKPNKKNQKPDQSLQSTSSDMDTSKLATESSEHEQKGLEDYKLATVNASMNADFSLEEHCHELSHGVAAMSLETADTHMKQLAKPTEKVDRPSKEGVQTVSAHLQSEDNCPCAPAEVLRTCAERHTRGLMHPQMLSILTHRQITLPVLMEDDNHREIPSIHHFYRPIRQNVYAIVYNMHHHRFMAQKAKEEGTASALLNDRPCTVQVAEWIYSRVNPGKSHEIVPGVVLDWPVPTVQRLWFGTAQDDKCRRMRAFLSCMKSDTPLMLNTSYVPQHLLILATVLRFIMTSQIQILRRQELDAFLATAFSTDLMNALHLQEMTVNGISSRGVQLGALVMAGAEVALLANDACGAPVPWLVAAPWLYFDGKLLQRNLHRANHCKHLAQLCDNHLDTVVKVERMRKAILEGLEVEFAMPPLPLVGVVGEPLGGWRGRGRGARLEIAGVVVGQWGGGSYPPRTARYPQVSYVGYTPPPRNAYGGRGWRGARGRGRGRGTIGTRGRGRRVRRDTDEPARPATIAVNGKTVRSDDMNLLADEGSPHEDNIDNDGEGAQLQKTKTGKIPKKNLGKGKKKSAKTDVAQSLEANGPNGPLDKKDQSISEKEHIGQGDAPVSN; translated from the exons ATGGGCATACAAGATTTACAGGCGTTTTTAGAAAACGAAGGAGTCGGTGTGGATTTATTTCGAATCGCCAGAACTCATCCAGGTGGTTTCCGTTTAGTGCTCGATGCTGAAGGATGTCTTGATCGTTTGTATGGTGGCTACTTCTCAG acTGGGCTTGCGGAGGCCAGTGGGCAAGATGtgtacaatttttaacaacatTGGCACAGGCCCTTGCTGATCATCAAGTATCCCtatgtgtttgttttaatgGAGCTCACCCAACACCTCCAGCCTTACCACAGCACTGGATCCAAACACAGGCTACATATAGACAGAGAGTCAATTCT GTTCTTCGCCACATTGTGACCAAAGGCACACCACCACCAAAAGTGTGGTGGGTACCTCCAACTGGACTGCACTCTTGCCTTAGAACTGCTTTGAGATACCTCAATATTCCTATT ATGGTGTCATCAGATGACCATTGTCAAGAAGTAGTAGGCTTATGTAGAGAGAAGGCATATGCTGGTTTAGTGGGTTGCTCTGGTGAATATTTAGTTTTCCAGCCTCCTAGATATTTTAGTTCATCTCAATTAAAGCTAACATACAGG TCATCATTGGAAACAAAGGAGTATATGGTTCATGAACTTCCTAAAGTACTTGATGTACCTCAAGACCGATTGTGCCTATTTGCAGCACTTCTAGGCGGAGTGATTTTGTCTGAAAATGGTTTGACTGACTTTTACAAACGTCTTGGAATTAATCAAAAGAAG CAGCAAGTACCACcagaaaacttaattaaaacaataggcCAGTTTGTACACGATTTGCCATCATCGGATATAGATGCTGCATGTATTGAGGTATTTGGTGACCTCAATGATCTCCGAGCTGCAAAACTAAAGCAAGCCGTACAGTATTACTTCAATGGCACCAAAGatggatttttaaaatatagaactGCATCTG GTCGTCGTCCAAAACCAAACAAAAAGAACCAAAAACCAGACCAGAGTCTGCAATCGACTTCATCCGATATGGACACCTCGAAATTGGCAACTGAATCATCCGAACATGAG CAAAAAGGCTTGGAAGATTACAAATTGGCGACAGTTAACGCGTCAATGAACGCAGACTTTAGCTTAGAGGAGCATTGTCATGAGTTGAGTCATGGCGTTGCGGCGATGTCTTTGGAAACAGCAGACACACATATGAAGCAATTGGCTAAACCCACTGAAAAAGTGGACAGACCATCCAAGGAG GGAGTACAAACAGTAAGCGCGCACTTGCAAAGCGAAGACAACTGCCCATGCGCACCGGCTGAAGTTCTACGCACGTGCGCGGAAAGGCACACACGTGGTCTCATGCACCCACAGATGCTGTCCATACTGACCCATAGACAAATTACTCTGCCAGTGCTCATGGAAGATGATAACCATAGAGAAATACCATCAATACACCACTTCTACAGGCCGATTCGACAAAATGTATATGCTATTGTATACAATATGCATCACCATCGATTCATGGCTCAAAAGGcgaaag AGGAAGGAACAGCAAGTGCATTGTTGAATGATCGGCCTTGTACAGTACAAGTGGCAGAATGGATTTATTCCCGAGTGAATCCGGGTAAAAGCCATGAGATTGTACCGGGCGTTGTACTTGACTGGCCAGTGCCTACCGTACAAAGACTTTGGTTTGG taCCGCCCAAGATGACAAGTGCCGTCGTATGCGTGCGTTCCTATCGTGCATGAAGTCTGATACTCCTCTCATGCTCAACACCTCTTATGTGCCGCAGCATCTTTTGATTTTAGCGACTGTATtaag attCATTATGACGTCTCAAATACAAATTCTTAGACGGCAAGAATTGGATGCATTTTTAGCGACAGCTTTCTCAACTGATCTCATGAACGCTCTGCACTTGCAAGAAATGACG GTGAATGGAATTAGTTCCCGTGGCGTTCAGCTAGGGGCGTTAGTGATGGCTGGTGCTGAAGTGGCGTTACTGGCGAACGACGCCTGCGGTGCGCCCGTGCCGTGGCTAGTCGCCGCGCCATGGCTATACTTTGACGGGAAATTACTTCAACGTAATTTACATCGCGCAAACCATTGCAAGCACTTGGCTCAGCTGTGCGATAACCATCTGGATACTGTTGTCAAG GTGGAACGCATGCGCAAAGCAATCCTCGAAGGTTTAGAGGTTGAGTTTGCGATGCCCCCCCTTCCACTCGTAGGGGTCGTGGGTGAACCTTTAGGCGGGTGGAGGGGAAGGGGTCGCGGGGCGAGGCTTGAGATTGCAGGAGTCGTTGTGGGGCAGTGGGGCGGCGGCAGCTATCCACCACGCACTGCCAGATATCCTCAG GTCAGCTACGTTGGCTACACGCCCCCTCCTCGTAACGCGTACGGTGGTCGCGGATGGCGTGGCGCTCGCGGCCGTGGGCGTGGTCGCGGCACCATCGGCACCAGAGGGCGTGGACGACGCGTCAGAAGGGACACGGATGAGCCAGCCAGACCTGCCACTATTGCTGTTAATGG AAAAACTGTGAGATCTGATGATATGAATCTTCTCGCCGATGAGGGAAGTCCTCACGAGGACAACATAGATAATGATGGTGAAG gaGCTCAACTACAGAAAACAAAGACTGGAAAAATTCCCAAGAAAAATCTGGGAAAAGGGAAAAAGAAATCGGCTAAGACTGATGTAGCGCAATCGTTAGAGGCCAATGGACCTAATGGACCTTTAGATAAGAAG gaTCAATCCATATCTGAAAAGGAGCACATCGGTCAAGGGGATGCACCGGTctctaattaa
- the LOC110998510 gene encoding constitutive coactivator of PPAR-gamma-like protein 1 homolog isoform X2 — translation MGIQDLQAFLENEGVGVDLFRIARTHPGGFRLVLDAEGCLDRLYGGYFSDWACGGQWARCVQFLTTLAQALADHQVSLCVCFNGAHPTPPALPQHWIQTQATYRQRVNSVLRHIVTKGTPPPKVWWVPPTGLHSCLRTALRYLNIPIMVSSDDHCQEVVGLCREKAYAGLVGCSGEYLVFQPPRYFSSSQLKLTYRSSLETKEYMVHELPKVLDVPQDRLCLFAALLGGVILSENGLTDFYKRLGINQKKQVPPENLIKTIGQFVHDLPSSDIDAACIEVFGDLNDLRAAKLKQAVQYYFNGTKDGFLKYRTASGRRPKPNKKNQKPDQSLQSTSSDMDTSKLATESSEHEQKGLEDYKLATVNASMNADFSLEEHCHELSHGVAAMSLETADTHMKQLAKPTEKVDRPSKEGVQTVSAHLQSEDNCPCAPAEVLRTCAERHTRGLMHPQMLSILTHRQITLPVLMEDDNHREIPSIHHFYRPIRQNVYAIVYNMHHHRFMAQKAKEEGTASALLNDRPCTVQVAEWIYSRVNPGKSHEIVPGVVLDWPVPTVQRLWFGTAQDDKCRRMRAFLSCMKSDTPLMLNTSYVPQHLLILATVLRFIMTSQIQILRRQELDAFLATAFSTDLMNALHLQEMTVNGISSRGVQLGALVMAGAEVALLANDACGAPVPWLVAAPWLYFDGKLLQRNLHRANHCKHLAQLCDNHLDTVVKVERMRKAILEGLEVEFAMPPLPLVGVVGEPLGGWRGRGRGARLEIAGVVVGQWGGGSYPPRTARYPQVSYVGYTPPPRNAYGGRGWRGARGRGRGRGTIGTRGRGRRVRRDTDEPARPATIAVNGKTVRSDDMNLLADEGSPHEDNIDNDGEGAQLQKTKTGKIPKKNLGKGKKKSAKTDVAQSLEANGPNGPLDKKDQSISEKEHIGQGDAPVSN, via the exons ATGGGCATACAAGATTTACAGGCGTTTTTAGAAAACGAAGGAGTCGGTGTGGATTTATTTCGAATCGCCAGAACTCATCCAGGTGGTTTCCGTTTAGTGCTCGATGCTGAAGGATGTCTTGATCGTTTGTATGGTGGCTACTTCTCAG acTGGGCTTGCGGAGGCCAGTGGGCAAGATGtgtacaatttttaacaacatTGGCACAGGCCCTTGCTGATCATCAAGTATCCCtatgtgtttgttttaatgGAGCTCACCCAACACCTCCAGCCTTACCACAGCACTGGATCCAAACACAGGCTACATATAGACAGAGAGTCAATTCT GTTCTTCGCCACATTGTGACCAAAGGCACACCACCACCAAAAGTGTGGTGGGTACCTCCAACTGGACTGCACTCTTGCCTTAGAACTGCTTTGAGATACCTCAATATTCCTATT ATGGTGTCATCAGATGACCATTGTCAAGAAGTAGTAGGCTTATGTAGAGAGAAGGCATATGCTGGTTTAGTGGGTTGCTCTGGTGAATATTTAGTTTTCCAGCCTCCTAGATATTTTAGTTCATCTCAATTAAAGCTAACATACAGG TCATCATTGGAAACAAAGGAGTATATGGTTCATGAACTTCCTAAAGTACTTGATGTACCTCAAGACCGATTGTGCCTATTTGCAGCACTTCTAGGCGGAGTGATTTTGTCTGAAAATGGTTTGACTGACTTTTACAAACGTCTTGGAATTAATCAAAAGAAG CAAGTACCACcagaaaacttaattaaaacaataggcCAGTTTGTACACGATTTGCCATCATCGGATATAGATGCTGCATGTATTGAGGTATTTGGTGACCTCAATGATCTCCGAGCTGCAAAACTAAAGCAAGCCGTACAGTATTACTTCAATGGCACCAAAGatggatttttaaaatatagaactGCATCTG GTCGTCGTCCAAAACCAAACAAAAAGAACCAAAAACCAGACCAGAGTCTGCAATCGACTTCATCCGATATGGACACCTCGAAATTGGCAACTGAATCATCCGAACATGAG CAAAAAGGCTTGGAAGATTACAAATTGGCGACAGTTAACGCGTCAATGAACGCAGACTTTAGCTTAGAGGAGCATTGTCATGAGTTGAGTCATGGCGTTGCGGCGATGTCTTTGGAAACAGCAGACACACATATGAAGCAATTGGCTAAACCCACTGAAAAAGTGGACAGACCATCCAAGGAG GGAGTACAAACAGTAAGCGCGCACTTGCAAAGCGAAGACAACTGCCCATGCGCACCGGCTGAAGTTCTACGCACGTGCGCGGAAAGGCACACACGTGGTCTCATGCACCCACAGATGCTGTCCATACTGACCCATAGACAAATTACTCTGCCAGTGCTCATGGAAGATGATAACCATAGAGAAATACCATCAATACACCACTTCTACAGGCCGATTCGACAAAATGTATATGCTATTGTATACAATATGCATCACCATCGATTCATGGCTCAAAAGGcgaaag AGGAAGGAACAGCAAGTGCATTGTTGAATGATCGGCCTTGTACAGTACAAGTGGCAGAATGGATTTATTCCCGAGTGAATCCGGGTAAAAGCCATGAGATTGTACCGGGCGTTGTACTTGACTGGCCAGTGCCTACCGTACAAAGACTTTGGTTTGG taCCGCCCAAGATGACAAGTGCCGTCGTATGCGTGCGTTCCTATCGTGCATGAAGTCTGATACTCCTCTCATGCTCAACACCTCTTATGTGCCGCAGCATCTTTTGATTTTAGCGACTGTATtaag attCATTATGACGTCTCAAATACAAATTCTTAGACGGCAAGAATTGGATGCATTTTTAGCGACAGCTTTCTCAACTGATCTCATGAACGCTCTGCACTTGCAAGAAATGACG GTGAATGGAATTAGTTCCCGTGGCGTTCAGCTAGGGGCGTTAGTGATGGCTGGTGCTGAAGTGGCGTTACTGGCGAACGACGCCTGCGGTGCGCCCGTGCCGTGGCTAGTCGCCGCGCCATGGCTATACTTTGACGGGAAATTACTTCAACGTAATTTACATCGCGCAAACCATTGCAAGCACTTGGCTCAGCTGTGCGATAACCATCTGGATACTGTTGTCAAG GTGGAACGCATGCGCAAAGCAATCCTCGAAGGTTTAGAGGTTGAGTTTGCGATGCCCCCCCTTCCACTCGTAGGGGTCGTGGGTGAACCTTTAGGCGGGTGGAGGGGAAGGGGTCGCGGGGCGAGGCTTGAGATTGCAGGAGTCGTTGTGGGGCAGTGGGGCGGCGGCAGCTATCCACCACGCACTGCCAGATATCCTCAG GTCAGCTACGTTGGCTACACGCCCCCTCCTCGTAACGCGTACGGTGGTCGCGGATGGCGTGGCGCTCGCGGCCGTGGGCGTGGTCGCGGCACCATCGGCACCAGAGGGCGTGGACGACGCGTCAGAAGGGACACGGATGAGCCAGCCAGACCTGCCACTATTGCTGTTAATGG AAAAACTGTGAGATCTGATGATATGAATCTTCTCGCCGATGAGGGAAGTCCTCACGAGGACAACATAGATAATGATGGTGAAG gaGCTCAACTACAGAAAACAAAGACTGGAAAAATTCCCAAGAAAAATCTGGGAAAAGGGAAAAAGAAATCGGCTAAGACTGATGTAGCGCAATCGTTAGAGGCCAATGGACCTAATGGACCTTTAGATAAGAAG gaTCAATCCATATCTGAAAAGGAGCACATCGGTCAAGGGGATGCACCGGTctctaattaa
- the LOC110998511 gene encoding GPN-loop GTPase 2, translating into MSLVRKTNFKHVNKLYGQLIIGPPGAGKTTYCSEMSKLLRKLGRKTIIVNLDPANDNITYEPDIDMRNLISLENVMAEHNLGPNGALLYCMEYLDKNIEWLIEQLRDEHAANYIFDLPGQVELYSHHESLTNILTKLANTANIQLCVIHLVDSHHCSDAAKFISALMLSLNAMLKLGFPHINLLTKVDLLKKHSDKLQFGIDFYTEVLDLNYLLDSLDTDHFASKYTKLNRALVSIIEDYSLVTFQLVDMFKEESLIKVKNSVDKANGYVFNADEGRHINSLLACAMGIPDKTSGFDV; encoded by the coding sequence ATGTCTTTGGTAAGAAAAACGAATTTCAAAcatgttaataaattgtatggaCAATTAATCATAGGACCACCTGGTGCTGGCAAAACAACATACTGCTCTGAAATGTCAAAGCTATTAAGAAAACTTGgaagaaaaacaattattgtcaACCTGGATCCAGCTAATGATAACATTACTTATGAACCCGATATTGACATGcgaaatttaataagtttggaAAATGTTATGGCAGAGCACAATTTGGGTCCTAATGGTGCACTACTGTACTGTATGGAATATTTagacaaaaatatagaatGGCTTATAGAACAACTAAGAGATGAGCATGctgcaaattatatatttgatttaccTGGTCAGGTTGAGCTTTACAGCCATCATGAgtcattaacaaatattttaacaaaattagcTAACACAGCTAACATACAACTTTGTGTGATACATCTTGTTGATTCACATCACTGTTCTGATGctgcaaaatttatttcagcTTTAATGTTGTCTTTAAATGCCATGTTGAAACTAGGCTTTCCTCACATTAATTTACTAACTAAAGtagatttactaaaaaaacattctgATAAATTGCAATTTGGTATAGATTTCTATACTGaagttttagatttaaattatttattggattCTTTAGACACTGACCACTTTGCCagcaaatatacaaaattaaacagaGCCTTGGTGTCTATAATAGAAGATTACAGCTTAGTAACATTTCAATTAGTTGACATGTTTAAAGaggaaagtttaattaaagttaagaaCTCTGTGGATAAGGCAAATGGCTATGTTTTTAATGCAGATGAAGGTCGCCATATAAACAGCTTGTTGGCCTGTGCTATGGGCATTCCAGATAAAACTAGTGGTTTTGATGTATAG
- the LOC110998504 gene encoding 60S ribosomal protein L37, with protein MTKGTSSFGKRRNKTHTLCRRCGRSSYHIQKSKCAQCGYPAAKLRSYHWSVKAKRRKTTGTGRMRHLKIVRRRFRNGFKEGQPTPKKAVASS; from the exons ATg ACGAAGGGAACATCGAGCTTCGGTAAACGCCGAAATAAGACTCACACACTATGTAGAAGATGTGGCAGATCTTCTTAtcatatacaaaaatcaaaatgcGCTCAGTGTGGATACCCTGCAGCCAAATTACGCTCTT ACCACTGGTCGGTGAAGGCTAAGAGGAGGAAGACCACTGGAACTGGTCGTATGCGTCATCTCAAGATTGTCAGAAGGCGTTTCCGCAATGGTTTCAAAGAAGGCCAACCTACCCCTAAAAAAGCTGTTGCCTCCTCGTAG
- the LOC110998503 gene encoding rhodanese domain-containing protein CG4456-like isoform X2 — protein sequence MIRYRRKFAAFITNQFQSPNILKANSVQNSQIIACKLTFKQNYVTKIDEHVATYEEIAKSVNKPNKIIVDVRNQDEIKTTGQIPSSINIPVNNIQEVLESMSETEFQRKYHRPKPSQSDELIFYCKSGKRATEATNVALKLGYSKSKKYLPGWDGWNEKK from the exons atgatAAGATACCGACGAAAGTTTGCCGCCTTTATAACAAATCAAtttcaaa gtCCTAATATTCTTAAAGCAAATAGTGTACAAAATAGTCAAATAATTGCTTGTAAGTTGactttcaaacaaaattatgttaCTAAGATAGATGAACATGTGGCTACATATGAAGAAATAGCAAAAAGTGTGAACAAACCAAACAAAATTATCGTGGATGTACGTAATCAAGATGAAATCAAAACCACAGGTCAAATCCCTTCAAGTATCAACATACCAG tGAACAATATACAAGAAGTATTGGAGTCAATGTCTGAAACAGAGTTTCAAAGGAAGTACCACAGGCCTAAGCCTTCACAATCtgatgaattaattttttattgcaagTCAGGAAAGAGAGCTACAGAGGCAACTAATGTTGCTTTAAAACTTGGTTATTCTAA GTCCAAAAAGTATTTACCTGGCTGGGATGGAtggaatgaaaaaaaataa
- the LOC110998503 gene encoding rhodanese domain-containing protein CG4456-like isoform X1, whose translation MIRYRRKFAAFITNQFQSKFCKQGPNILKANSVQNSQIIACKLTFKQNYVTKIDEHVATYEEIAKSVNKPNKIIVDVRNQDEIKTTGQIPSSINIPVNNIQEVLESMSETEFQRKYHRPKPSQSDELIFYCKSGKRATEATNVALKLGYSKSKKYLPGWDGWNEKK comes from the exons atgatAAGATACCGACGAAAGTTTGCCGCCTTTATAACAAATCAAtttcaaagtaaattttgtaaacaag gtCCTAATATTCTTAAAGCAAATAGTGTACAAAATAGTCAAATAATTGCTTGTAAGTTGactttcaaacaaaattatgttaCTAAGATAGATGAACATGTGGCTACATATGAAGAAATAGCAAAAAGTGTGAACAAACCAAACAAAATTATCGTGGATGTACGTAATCAAGATGAAATCAAAACCACAGGTCAAATCCCTTCAAGTATCAACATACCAG tGAACAATATACAAGAAGTATTGGAGTCAATGTCTGAAACAGAGTTTCAAAGGAAGTACCACAGGCCTAAGCCTTCACAATCtgatgaattaattttttattgcaagTCAGGAAAGAGAGCTACAGAGGCAACTAATGTTGCTTTAAAACTTGGTTATTCTAA GTCCAAAAAGTATTTACCTGGCTGGGATGGAtggaatgaaaaaaaataa